The segment ATCCTCTCACTCCTATTCCATATAAAGACTTTCTTCAGGGATATCACCGGCTCTTAATTTATTCGCCAAATTTTTGTCATACATATCTGCACAAGTAAAAATTTTAATTGTGGATAGATCACATTGAGCAATTTCAAGACGATTCAATTCTTTCTTCGCTTGTGCTTGGTCTCTAAATACAATTCCTTTAATATTTGTCTTTGAGATCGAATGTCTTATTAGCACCTCCGCTTGATTATCAGTAGGTGAGCAGATCAACATATTCTTTGTTCTGTTCAATTCCATCTTCCCTACTGATCTAGACTTATACAGACTCTTGAAACTCGATAGACCACTCCTTATGAGTTTCCCACTTTCTGTAGCAGCATTACATGGACAAAAAAGAGTTTGATCATTAATGACACTAGGAGAAATCAACAAAATAGAGAATTCTTTAAATAAATCAAGCCTATTCCTCTTCTCTAACTCATATAAATAATAGACATTAGGGTATTCGATTGAACAACAAATATAATCTTCTTTACCATCAATTCTATTTAGATCATTTTTTTCCAGATCTTCTTTGATAAAATTGTTCGCAAGGATCTTACCATCTCTATCCAATATCTTGGGCAAATTTTTGGACTTAGTAAAATGGCACAAACGAGTAATTTTTCTCTCACTAATATATGATTCATACTCATTCATAACCGTTCCTCAAATCATATAAACTTGTATCCTCTGGCAATAGTTCAGTTAATTTGTCCACATACGTAATTATTACTCCAGATTTTGCCCGCGTCACACTTACATAGATCAATTTGACAAATTTTACTAGCGCGTCTTGTTTGCTACCATATTTAGCTATTTCCTCTTCTGTAGGCATATATCGATCACTCATAAATGGTAAGAAAACTAAATCAAATTCTAATCCTTTAGCAGAATGATAAGTTCCGATGTGCAAGTTGTCAGTATTCTTCCATTTACCCATGTCTTTTTTTAATATTGTATGCTCAATTCCTTTTTCAGCAAAAATAGACGCTATTAAATTGACATCTTCTCTCGTTTTGACTAGCACTGCTTTGGTTCTTGATACATCCGAGTTGTCTACTAAACCCATCAAAGATTCTATTTCCTCTTTTTTGTCTCTACATTTTATTACAAGAGGATTTGGACCAACCACATCTGGAACAATGGAGTCGATTTTATCATTCTCATCAATTTCAAAAAAGGGTAATTCCGAAATTGCTTTCGCTAACTTTCCGACTCCTGATTTGTTTCGATAGTTTTTTTCCAATTTCCAAATCTTGACATTATTTAGTCCCGCAGAACGCCATGAAATCCTACTTCCATAAATTTGTTGATTCTCATCACCAAAGAAATTGATACTACCATCTTTCGATACTAGCATACTCAAAGACTTCAACATCATTGGCGAAAAGTCTTGACCTTCGTCAACAAGTATATATTTATATCGCTTTTCCGTATCATCTCTTTGCGCTTCTTCAAACACCGCTGTAGCTATACTATCCCAATCATATAAATAGCCTCTTTTATTCCTTAGATCTACATATTGTTGGTAGACTTCGTAAAAATAGATTCTGTTTTTCCTTAAAATCCGAGCATCCCGTCTTCCAGTTCGTTCAATTTTAATATACGTCTCTTGATCCATTATTCCCATTTTTTGTATCCATTCAATTTCATCGATAAAAATATCCATATGTCGTTCTAACGTATTCTCATCAGGATATTTATTTTTCACTTTATCTAGCGCCTCTGCAATAAGTTTATTTTTTGATTGTAAGATGGCGTTTGTCTCCATTTTACCTCTTGAATTCAGATACCCTCGTGCCAACTTATGATAGTTTTGAATCAATAAATTTTTGGGAGAATCTTCTAATATAAACTCCATATATTTAATAAGTGTCCTATTATATGTAAGTATAAGGACTATATCATCAGGGTAATTTTTTGCCATATTTATCGCCCTAACTAAAGCAATAGTTGTCTTTCCGCTTCCTGCCGTACCTAAAACAACAATATTATCTTCATCAGAAAGATATAGTACATCCACTTGTTTTCCTTCAGGTTTTGGTAATCCCATAAAATAACCTCCACTATTTTATTTATCCAGATATCTCCCCCACGAAGAAAAGCGCTTACGAAAATTTATTGATTTGTCCCGGAACCTCCTTTATCAATTATTTTATATTATCATTATATACACTGAATTGTTAAACCGTAAAGTTATAATCTGTATTTAAAATAACTTTTATTTTTTAATAAGAAGAGAGGTTATGAAAAAATTATTCCGCGACTTCTCTTAAGCAACATTATTTGATCAAAAATAAAAGAATCGATTTAAGCATATTTCATGCTTAAATCGATTCTCGATGAAATTATTTCAATTAAAACTAACCAAACGTACTGTGTCCGGAAATATAACAAACTGAAGAATTGTTAAATCACATAACTGTTTATCTTTTTGAGGATGTTTATATAAGGTGGTCGCCTTTTTTACTAACCTTCCACCCTCTTTTTGAACTGTTTCCATTTTGGAAATAGTTCGATCTTCTATCAATTCACTAGAATTAAATATATTTTTCAGATGTTTACTAATTGCCGGAATGCCAACATCAAAAGCTTCGAAATCGTCTTTTGTGTTGCCCAAATGGTCTCAGCTTGACCATTTCTTCACTGTATTCATACATCAAAAAATTGGATTTCATCCAACTTGATTTATTCTCCCTTCTTGATTCCATCTGTATTTTATTAAGATAGTTGCTAAAATTGTCACGATACTTGATTCATATCATATGTAACTCGAATGAACATTGTTCTTATTTGGCAACTCCCCAAAAATATTGTGTTCAACTGATTTATTTGTGTTATAGCAAAAAATCGTGTTACTAATATATACGCCAAATATTGCCATGAAATTATAGTAGGTATTATTATTTACAGAAAAAACTAAGACTTTGTTCAAAGTCTTAGTTTTTTAGATTTCAAGAGTATTTATTTATATAATAAAATGACTGGGTGTATACAACACACGATATAATTATAATCCAATACGTTGTTTAAATATTTTTTCTACATCTTTATCTTCAAAATATACTCGACATCCATCAATTCCTCTTGTAAGAAGTACGTAATATATATTCAAAATATATTCAGTTAATTCAGATAAAGAAAATTCTTTTTTTAGAGGTGTCCCACCACTATCCTTATAATTACTAGGTACTGCCATTATTTGATTATCTATTACCGTGATATCATTTCCTATAATTACTCCAGAATAATTCAGATCATATCCTTGAATTGAATGTATAGATCCAATTTCTTTTTGTGAATTAGGTTTTTTTATCCAATCTTCATAAGTGGAGTTCCATCTTCTATTAATACCGTCTATTTCCCAATCATAAGGTAACTCATATAATTTTTTTCCTTTGTTAGACTTTTTATTTATATTAGATTTCCATTCTCTACAGTATCCAGCTATTACTCTATTAGTTGTTTCAGGATAGGCATGAGAGTGAAGCTCTACATACTCGATAACTTCATTAAAATTATCCGCGATGCCAAAGTAGTCATTTTTGAATACATCTAAATTAAAATTTTTATCTTCACTTAATTGTAGAGCATACAAAATCCCTTTTAAATAGTCTTCTCCTGAAAAATTACCATCACCACTAATTCTAAATTGTTGTGATAAAGTTAATTTTTTATAATTAATAGTTAATTTTCGAATTTCAGAAGGAGTAATATTTTGCGGTTTAATTCCTTGATAGGAATCGTATAACAAAACCAACCCCTCAGTTATTTCTTCTAAGAGTGTAATTTCATCATCATCTTTATTAAGGTGCCTTCTTGAATTAGGATGACCCTTTGTATAGTATTTTTTTAACTTGTGTGCTTCATCAACAATTATGATATCAAATTTTTCTTTGTTTTTCTTAGCATCTGTTATCAACTGTGAACTAGTCTTAACAAATAATCTATTATTCAAGTTTATAGATTTAAAAATTAAATTAAACTGTTTTCTTAAATTCCCAGTTGTAACAACACCAATCTTTAAATTAGGGTTATTTATTGCTAGGGAAAAAGCTAAATTTGTAAATAATACAGACTTACCTGAACCCGCGGGTGCTTCGACTATAAATTTTCCTGAAGGATCAGTTTCAATTTCATCAATAATTTCTTTTTGCTTTACGGATAGTTGTTTAAATGGAGAATATTTAAATAACAAACTTTCTCTCAATTTATTTATATTTTTATTTTTGGATAAACCTAGCTCAAATAATTCATTTTTCCATAATCTATAAAATACACTAGAACGAATTTCCTCTTTATTTTTATAAACTAATTTTGTTTGTCCATTATTGCCATTTGCCAAAACAAAATTAGTTTCATCAGATTCAGCGACCATATAATTAAGTAGTAAGGATTCCAAATCTAATACAGCCGATTTATGAAATAGGTTAGAATAGATAACTAGACATTCAGTATACTCACGATAATCAGTTTTAGGTTCTTTTTCAGCTAAATGCTCTCTATGTCTATTATTAAAGCAACTAGTTTCACCAACATAAATTATTTTTCTTTCTAGATTATAATATATATACGTAACTGGATTATTATTTAATATATCATTTTCTATTTTTGATAGATTATTCGATATCCATCCATTGTTTAACTGTAGTTTTAAAACTCGATAATACGACATATTTCTCCCCATAAATTTTTACTTATTTCTTGTATTTATTATAACATAAAACAATTTATTGTTTTTCATGTTATTGTCGTAATTATCTGTCTATAACTATCACTTATTTCGTTATTAATAGTGTTTTTTATTTAAATATAAGCTACTATTATTATTTAGAATATATGATTTAATGTAATAATTTGTATTTTTTTAATTATAGCCATTAAGATATCAAAATAAAGTATCTATCTTTTTTTGTTGAACAAATATTTCTCTTTATTCTTTGTGTTAGTTAAATTCAAAATCGCTTTATCTTAGTCGACAAAAAACTCCGAAACCTCAAATAAGTCTCAGAGTTAATTACTATTTCTCTATTTGCGATGCTCCTTCCCCCAACTTCTCCCATATCTCACTCTGCTCCTGAAAATGCTTCACTAGATCCACCTCAAAGATATCTTTGAGCAATTTTCTCGAAACTGTTTCCAGAAATGGACCTTGCTTGATGACTTGGCCTGTTTTCATGAACAAGACTTGGTCGCTTAAAGAGAGGGCTAAACGGATGTCGTGGAAGACTCCGATGATTGTTTTGTCTTGGTTTTTGCCCCAGTCTTTTAAATAGCCGATGAGTTCGAGCTGGTGCTTGATATCGAGATGATTATTGGGTTCGTCTAGTAATAAGATATCTGGGTCTTGGGCTAATACTTTGGCTAAGAAGACACGTTGCTTTTGACCTCCGGAAAGTTGGTTGACGGGGTGGTCTTTCAG is part of the Enterococcus mundtii genome and harbors:
- a CDS encoding DarT ssDNA thymidine ADP-ribosyltransferase family protein; protein product: MNEYESYISERKITRLCHFTKSKNLPKILDRDGKILANNFIKEDLEKNDLNRIDGKEDYICCSIEYPNVYYLYELEKRNRLDLFKEFSILLISPSVINDQTLFCPCNAATESGKLIRSGLSSFKSLYKSRSVGKMELNRTKNMLICSPTDNQAEVLIRHSISKTNIKGIVFRDQAQAKKELNRLEIAQCDLSTIKIFTCADMYDKNLANKLRAGDIPEESLYME
- a CDS encoding UvrD-helicase domain-containing protein — translated: MGLPKPEGKQVDVLYLSDEDNIVVLGTAGSGKTTIALVRAINMAKNYPDDIVLILTYNRTLIKYMEFILEDSPKNLLIQNYHKLARGYLNSRGKMETNAILQSKNKLIAEALDKVKNKYPDENTLERHMDIFIDEIEWIQKMGIMDQETYIKIERTGRRDARILRKNRIYFYEVYQQYVDLRNKRGYLYDWDSIATAVFEEAQRDDTEKRYKYILVDEGQDFSPMMLKSLSMLVSKDGSINFFGDENQQIYGSRISWRSAGLNNVKIWKLEKNYRNKSGVGKLAKAISELPFFEIDENDKIDSIVPDVVGPNPLVIKCRDKKEEIESLMGLVDNSDVSRTKAVLVKTREDVNLIASIFAEKGIEHTILKKDMGKWKNTDNLHIGTYHSAKGLEFDLVFLPFMSDRYMPTEEEIAKYGSKQDALVKFVKLIYVSVTRAKSGVIITYVDKLTELLPEDTSLYDLRNGYE
- a CDS encoding DNA/RNA helicase domain-containing protein; the protein is MSYYRVLKLQLNNGWISNNLSKIENDILNNNPVTYIYYNLERKIIYVGETSCFNNRHREHLAEKEPKTDYREYTECLVIYSNLFHKSAVLDLESLLLNYMVAESDETNFVLANGNNGQTKLVYKNKEEIRSSVFYRLWKNELFELGLSKNKNINKLRESLLFKYSPFKQLSVKQKEIIDEIETDPSGKFIVEAPAGSGKSVLFTNLAFSLAINNPNLKIGVVTTGNLRKQFNLIFKSINLNNRLFVKTSSQLITDAKKNKEKFDIIIVDEAHKLKKYYTKGHPNSRRHLNKDDDEITLLEEITEGLVLLYDSYQGIKPQNITPSEIRKLTINYKKLTLSQQFRISGDGNFSGEDYLKGILYALQLSEDKNFNLDVFKNDYFGIADNFNEVIEYVELHSHAYPETTNRVIAGYCREWKSNINKKSNKGKKLYELPYDWEIDGINRRWNSTYEDWIKKPNSQKEIGSIHSIQGYDLNYSGVIIGNDITVIDNQIMAVPSNYKDSGGTPLKKEFSLSELTEYILNIYYVLLTRGIDGCRVYFEDKDVEKIFKQRIGL
- a CDS encoding ABC transporter ATP-binding protein, whose protein sequence is MTLKLSQVTAGYGSVKIIKEVSFELNKGENLCILGPNGCGKTTVLKSIAGILSYEGSITIDGKEVRTMKRKEAARKVALLSQFSTIAFDYTVYETVMMGRYTHIKQGLWSVTTAEDREKVMECLALTNLLELKDHPVNQLSGGQKQRVFLAKVLAQDPDILLLDEPNNHLDIKHQLELIGYLKDWGKNQDKTIIGVFHDIRLALSLSDQVLFMKTGQVIKQGPFLETVSRKLLKDIFEVDLVKHFQEQSEIWEKLGEGASQIEK